A single window of Aquarana catesbeiana isolate 2022-GZ linkage group LG10, ASM4218655v1, whole genome shotgun sequence DNA harbors:
- the LOC141110334 gene encoding chymotrypsin-like elastase family member 2A: protein MDSLLALLLLAVGAYGCGVPTYKPATSRVVNGEDAVPHSWPWQVSLQYTSGGYWYHTCGGSLISSEWVLTAGHCISTSRVYRVQLGRHNLRQVESNIKTISVTKLINHPKWNPNVLSNGNDISLLKLAEPVEFSDTIQPACLPPAGVILEHNFGCYVTGWGNLQTDGPGADALQQGLLLVVGHDICSQRDWWGVTVKNNMICAGGDGIVSSCYGDSGGPLNCQNSQGGWELHGVVSFGSSLGCNYYKKPSVFTRVSDYNSWISTTIASN from the exons ATGGATTCCCTACTTGCCTTGCTGCTGTTGGCTGTCGGAG CTTATGGCTGTGGTGTTCCCACCTACAAGCCGGCCACATCCAGGGTGGTAAATGGCGAGGACGCCGTGCCACACAGTTGGCCTTGGCAG GTGTCACTCCAGTACACTTCTGGAGGATACTGGTATCATACCTGTGGTGGATCTCTCATCTCATCTGAATGGGTGTTGACCGCAGGTCACTGCATCAG CACCTCCAGAGTGTACAGAGTTCAGCTCGGAAGACACAACCTGAGACAAGTCGAATCCAACATCAAGACCATCAGCGTCACTAAACTCATTAACCATCCCAAATGGAACCCCAATGTTCTGTCCAATGG GAATGACATCTCCCTCCTTAAGCTGGCAGAGCCAGTAGAATTCAGCGACACCATCCAGCCCGCTTGCCTGCCCCCTGCTGGCGTCATCCTTGAACACAATTTTGGCTGCTACGTCACCGGCTGGGGGAACCTTCAGA CCGACGGACCTGGTGCAGATGCCCTGCAGCAAGGTCTTCTCCTGGTTGTGGGCCATGACATCTGCTCTCAGCGTGACTGGTGGGGAGTGACCGTGAAGAACAACATGATCTGCGCCGGAGGAGACGGCATTGTGTCATCCTGCTAT GGTGACTCCGGCGGACCCCTGAACTGCCAGAATTCACAAGGCGGCTGGGAGCTTCATGGTGTCGTTAGCTTCGGATCATCTCTGGGATGTAACTACTACAAGAAGCCCTCCGTCTTCACCAGAGTCTCTGACTATAACAGCTGGATCAGCACG ACCATCGCATCCAACTAA